The Oleispira antarctica RB-8 genome contains the following window.
ATATTGATCAGACTTGTTCGCGACAATGACGTCAGCAACTTCCAATTGTTGGTTGAAGGATGGATGAGTGGTGTAGCGTTCAATTTGAATTTTTCGTGCATCAACCAATGTAACAGTCGCTCGAAGATCAATAATACTGCGGTAATGTTCACTGCTAAGTATGTCTAGTACTTCTTTAGGGTGGCCAAGTCCAGTAGGTTCAATAATTAACCGATGAGGTTTGGCGTGTGCGATTAACATGTTCAGTGCAATATGCATCGACAGACCCGCAGCGCAGCACATGCAGCCACCCGGAACTTCTTTAATATAAATCCCTTGCTCTACTCTATCTTTTCCATGGAGTAAGCTGCCGTCTATTCCGACTTCGCCAAATTCATTAACGAGTACCGCCCAGCGTTCGTCATCGGGCTTCTGTTTAAGTAAGTTTAAAATAGCCGTTGTTTTACCAACCCCCAGGAAGCCGGTAATAACATTGGTGGGGATCGCTTTAAATGTAGACATGTGAATAGGTATCCTTTAGATATTTTGCGTCTCTGTTGCACTTAATTAGTGGCATTGCTGGTCTGTAGATCCACAGTCTTTGCATAGCGAGCTATTTCGAATATGGCCAAGGGCTATGAACGCCGCGCCTAATACTGACGCAATTTTCTCCCCTGCTTCTCCTAGCAAGTCATGACCAAAAAATGCGGTGGGGATTAGAATAGCCAGACCGAGTAAACCGAATATCATCACGCTTAGATTTTTGTGCTGCCGACACCCCATTGTTAAGGCGATAAGGCTGGTGGGAATAACAGCAATCAGGAGCCATTGATGGAAAACTTCGTCGCCAAATATATTCGTACTTAACGCGGGTAGCATAACTAGAATAATGGGGAGTAGCAGACAATGTACGGTGCAAACTGTGGACAGGCCGATGGCGACTTTGTCGATATTAATGGATGCAGATTTCATGTTATTTCCTTTGATCGTAATGGCAGATCAGATTTGGGATTATCGAAAATTAATTTCATTGTGCTCATGGCTGAGTGTGGTTACGCCTTGCCGATTATGAAAAATCCATTGAACTTGCAGGGAGGTAATATTCGGAAAGATAGCTAACAGACGAATCACCGCGGAGTGGAGGCTGTTTGGTTTATCACAGTGGTATAAATAAGTGGCTTTTATATCGTTGTGGGAGTTGTTGTCTTGTTTATGGTTTTCGTGATGCTCATGATTAGCTTGTACATTTTTATGGGTTATTAATAGGTCGGAAAAATCTGCGGACTGTTGTTCCAGTACACAGCCCCCGTAATTAAAGAAGAAAAGGTCATTAGGATTTTCTAGGCGGGCGCGGACAGTTTCAACCACTAGCTGATCTTTGGCGTTGCGTATGCCATGTTCAAAACCAAGTAAATTCATCGCTGGAGAATTCAGTTCCACAGACAGTTGGTTATCTTCAAGTACAATCTGTAATTCTGCTTTACCATGAATGTGTGGGCTCAGCGACTCACTATGTTCTGAATGTTCTGAATGTTTTGTTGCTTCGTTGCCAAAGGCTGATGTGCTCATGGCGAGAACCAATGACACGCTGGCGAGTTTCTGGAAAAATTGTCGCATGAGATAAATACCTGCTTTCACATTAGTCGTTGGTCGATTTATAGGTGCTGCTATTCAAGCGAAATCGAGTGTTAATAACAGGCGCTTTTGCCCATCGATATTATTGGGTGAGCGGTGTATCAAGCCACTGTCTTCATTGCCTTTCCAACCTCCGCCTTTCAGCAACGCTACGTCGCCAGTTTGTATGGATTGAATATGACAGGGCGGTTGCAATAAGCCTGACTCTTCGTCGCTAAATCCGTTGTTACCGGCGCCGAGTTTACTGCGATCAGCAAATTCATTAGGCACCCACTCGGT
Protein-coding sequences here:
- a CDS encoding Cobalamin synthesis protein/P47K family protein — translated: MSTFKAIPTNVITGFLGVGKTTAILNLLKQKPDDERWAVLVNEFGEVGIDGSLLHGKDRVEQGIYIKEVPGGCMCCAAGLSMHIALNMLIAHAKPHRLIIEPTGLGHPKEVLDILSSEHYRSIIDLRATVTLVDARKIQIERYTTHPSFNQQLEVADVIVANKSDQYQPNDFPALLEYIENKNSKTDQSLYQTSMGEIQQQWLIPSSSYVGNNHPPLTKETEQPFKSDPVLPSCGYVSITNKGEGFYSQGWIFKNTFTFNRNNLQTLLTGLNVERIKAVFITDQGIIAYNKADSVLTEIEVDETFDSRIECIDLVDSAFENLQQELLHCLNS